GATCCGGAGTACTACATCCCGCAAGAAGGTGTCGGAGCAAGCCGTTATTACGATACTCTCTGGAACGCGGATGGACTTTTAAACGAGGCAGACTCGCTCGTCGTTATTCTCGATGAGATCGACAAACTCGAGATGGATGCGGCAGAGATCCTCTCGAAGCTGTCTCGTTCGGAGGAAGCCGGAAAAACTGGCTGTTATATTTCTGTCGTTGCAATATCTAATAAAACTGATTATACTGATGCACCCGATGAACGTGTCGCCTCGAGTTTCCAGGACGACCCGATCGTCTTTCCGCCGTACGATGCAAATCAGCTCGAGGCGATCCTCGAGCGCCGAAGCGATGCGTTCGTCGACGGTGTTCTCGAGACCGGAGTGTTACCCCTTGCTGCAGCACTCGCTGCAAGGGACCACGGCGATGCACGTCGTGCGCTAGATATTCTTCGAACTGCGGGAAAACTCGCTGAACGCGACTCGAGCGAGTCTGTGACTGAAGAACGCGTTCGAGCGGCCGACGAGTATAGCGATATCAACCGTTCGGTTCAGGTCATCAGGAACGGAACTCCCCATTCTCGATACGCACTGTTCGCGCTGTCGTATCTTACGAAATCGAAGCTGACGGACTCGTTTTCGACCGGTGAAGTGTACGACGTGTATCGCGTCGTTGCTGACGTCACTGCCGGCGAATCGCTGAGTCACCAGCGCGTGCTTGATCTATTGAAGAAGTGGACGCTTCCCGAAATCACCGAAAGCCGTCACACCGGTGGGGGAAAAGCCGAGGGAAGCTATCGTGTCCATCGTTTGCTTCACGATCCCGACATCGTGATGAGTTCGTGTCTTGAGGATGATGAGCTACAAACCGTACTCGATACGCTTTCCAAGCATCAGCTGTCCTGACTTCGTTGAAACCGAGGGAACGTCCTGAGTTCACTGAAAACGAGGGGTGTGGCCGTGCGTCCGTAGACCACGAAATGTGTGTTTCGTTCTCACACCGTCTCTGTCCGCTTTCTCGTGGTACTACTGGTGAGTGTTCCTTTCTCACCACCCACCCGTGTACGCTCTCACGTCTCAAAACTATATAATATTTGAAAATAAGTCGTTCTCCGTGTAAAGCGTCTCGTTTCCGGCGTTACACTGAAAACGAGGGGTGCCTCTTTCTCGACCGATCGTCGACTACTGATCGAACGTAACTTCTCGAGCGACGGCTCACAATCCCCTATACTCATAAGCTCCCGGACTCACAATCACTTGACCAACAGCCCGTCAAACTCACGACAGCTCGGATCCGCAACCCTCCCGATCTCGGTCGTCATCCTGATGAATAACACAGATCATCACCACGAATCTCGAATTGCGCTCCGCCATCCCGACGTGTTAAAAACCAGTCATATCCGGGATTCTGTACACAAGCCACTAACGCTTTCCAACCATACACATAGCTTGTGCATAGACGAAATCGAGGTGCGATCCTCGAGTGCGCCAGGGGACTTTCAGTTTCAAGTATCTGTTATCTTATGACTTCCCGAACGATCATGTAGCGGCAATCAAATCACGTAGTAATGAAGCGACTCCTCCTGATCGTTCTCGTCGCAGCCATGCTCGTCCTTGCTGGCTGTGCTGATGGGGCGATCACAGAAGACGATGGGACAACAGTCGAAGCAGATGACAATTTCGAAGATGCCGATTCGAACGACGCTGACGACGATACAACAACCGATGACGACGAAACCGATACGGAAGAAACCGGCGAATCCGAAGCGGGTGAACCCGATCCAGGTGATCCTGACGTCGACGGTGAACTCGAGATTCATCATATCGACGTCGGCCAGGCCGACGCCACGCTCCTGATCGAACCCTCTGGTGAGACGATACTGATCGACTCGGGGGACTGGCGTCAGGGCGGCTCTGACGTGATCGAGTACCTCGGGGATCAGGACATCGATCGGATCGACCATCTCGTTGCAACACATGGTCATGCTGACCACATCGGCGGCCACGATGCAATCATCGAACACTACGAAACCGAACGTGACGGCATCGGCGTAGCCTACGACTCTGGCATCGCACATACGAGCCAGACGTACGAGCGATATCTCGATGCTATCGAAGAGCACGACGTCGAACTCTTAGTCGTCGAAGAGGGTGATCACGTCGAGTTCGGCGACGCGACCGTCGACGTGCTCAACCCGCCGGCAGGTAACTCAGGCTCAGACCTCCACTACAACAGTGTGGCGCTCTCCATCGAGTTCGGTGAGTTCTCCTATCTCACGACTGGCGATGCGGAAGCTGACGCAGAACAACGGATGGTCGACGAGCACGGAGAGCGGCTTGAGACAGATGCATACCAGGCAGGCCACCACGGTTCGACGACGTCCTCGACGACGCCGTTCATGGACCAAGCCACTCCAGAGGTAGCGATCATCTCGAGCGCGTATGACTCCCAGTACGGTCATCCACACGACGAGGTTCTCGAGGACTATGCAGATCGAGGAATCGAGACCTACTGGACTGCCGTTCACGG
This genomic stretch from Natrarchaeobius halalkaliphilus harbors:
- a CDS encoding Cdc6/Cdc18 family protein, producing the protein MPNDPIPTPSIEDLEDDPMSTEDNSIFRRRELLRPQHVPQKDRIVGRDGEIETVETLLKPAAFGDPPESGFLFGKTGTGKSLVAKHVTGRARGVAQIQNVDLVAAYVDCDQYNTETRAARKMAFEVRDAIDPEYYIPQEGVGASRYYDTLWNADGLLNEADSLVVILDEIDKLEMDAAEILSKLSRSEEAGKTGCYISVVAISNKTDYTDAPDERVASSFQDDPIVFPPYDANQLEAILERRSDAFVDGVLETGVLPLAAALAARDHGDARRALDILRTAGKLAERDSSESVTEERVRAADEYSDINRSVQVIRNGTPHSRYALFALSYLTKSKLTDSFSTGEVYDVYRVVADVTAGESLSHQRVLDLLKKWTLPEITESRHTGGGKAEGSYRVHRLLHDPDIVMSSCLEDDELQTVLDTLSKHQLS
- a CDS encoding ComEC/Rec2 family competence protein, coding for MKRLLLIVLVAAMLVLAGCADGAITEDDGTTVEADDNFEDADSNDADDDTTTDDDETDTEETGESEAGEPDPGDPDVDGELEIHHIDVGQADATLLIEPSGETILIDSGDWRQGGSDVIEYLGDQDIDRIDHLVATHGHADHIGGHDAIIEHYETERDGIGVAYDSGIAHTSQTYERYLDAIEEHDVELLVVEEGDHVEFGDATVDVLNPPAGNSGSDLHYNSVALSIEFGEFSYLTTGDAEADAEQRMVDEHGERLETDAYQAGHHGSTTSSTTPFMDQATPEVAIISSAYDSQYGHPHDEVLEDYADRGIETYWTAVHGDVALTTDGSDVELETEHEFSTDAGDLLEEKPADDDDTQASLTHPIDVATTPLAG